The genomic interval AGGTTTCCTGATAGACTATTAGCCTCATAAATGTAGAAAGCAAGCAGGGAAAGGCAATGGAAAAAGGAAATCAACTGCAGATTTCAAGTTACTATTCCACGCAACTGCCACCATACCAAACAGTAGTAAAAACCTATATTTTACACTACCTAACAAAACAGATATCTCAATAATTTTTTCCATTAATTACACACCTGAAAAGAAAACCATATTTTTAATGCATACAATAACTTCCAGAATCACAATCACACGTGTTGCACTTTTCTATTCTgcactcttattttttttataagtaaaatatatatatatatatatatgtatgtattatCATGgggttttatttattatattaaaataagataattaaatatattatttattttacatggaTTGAAGTtatgatataataataaaaaaattatatagaacACGACATTATAAACACTACCCTAATTATATAGATAGAATGTGAgtaattattttcttcttttttttctcctctatgttttaattcttttgtgttgttatattttttttacattattgtCCTTTATTTcgaattttatattattatgacttcaaaatattagtaaaagtaaaatagaaaaacaatttatataacCAAACAGAACGTTCTTATTGTATATTATAGATATTAATCTTTTTTCActaatatttaacatttttcttCGTATACTAGTACTCAATCTCTTTTGTAATAACTCACTTTTTAACGAGACATTAGTATTCTTAAAAcacatatttaatttaatcaaaatttaaaataaaatgaagattCTAAATGACTAAGTATAGTTGACACCATAAAATTGGAAACTCAAAATTTCCATTAtcacaatatttaatattaagtatatataataatgaatatTAAGTGTAagtcaatcttataaaatcaatttataatggAAGGTTTACAATCACTTATAACATACTTTCACGCTATGTTAGACTGTCAATTTGTGTGTGGTTGATTAAAATTTGcaatcatttatatattattaaatatttttatttttagttgatataatactttaaatatattttttaatttgcatataatattatataagtaaattttataagattgaattagaaGATATGATAAATAAGAACACACAAATTAAAATGTGCACGTAATTCATGATACAGGGAGAATGTATTAAGCATGCAGCGTCTCATACACCCATATTTTGAAAAACCTGTTTCTATAACCTGCATCTGAAATGAATATTAATCTTAACCTATTATATCCACTCTGTAGAACCCATGATTTATAAGGGTTGACCTCACTCACAAAAATGCATTGGTATTCTTTAATTTACTGAGTGCAGAATGAGAAAGCAAGTGATATTAGATTTGGGGTTAGGGTGGATTTGGTTACACAGGTTCTGAATAACTCACAGAATTTCCAAGTAAAACTCACTTAGATCGCGAGTTGTGTATGTAGGATTTAAAAAACTGCATGCAAAATTTTACCAAAGAATGTAAACTCGCACCTATGTGAGTTACGATGCGAAACTTTTGTTCAATGTCTAACTTTTACAAAACAAAACTACTTTAAATGTGGAATCGAAGTCATCCACATATTAAAATGTATATTAAAACGTGATGACAAACAAGACATGATAGGTGCACATGTATTTTATAATTCGGCGGTGAAACCTCGTCTTCAAATATCTAATCGAATCCATTTATGTTTCCCTCAGCATTCTTCTAACcttaattcaaaaatttataaatatttgagtAAATTATGCtatatattctaaaattttattaaattacaccctaatttttttcattattactgGAAAAAACATGTGTATTCACATTTTTActagattaaattatatataattttagtcattttatagttttattatttttatgaataattaattaaatattatataattacacatatatatatatatatatataattttgtaaaaaaaaatattaaaaaattatatagctgttattttttaaaatagaaattatttatttattttaaaattaagaaaagtttttcaattatttattttattaaataataaattatattttattttatttattaaagagtaaaattatccaattaaaaataaaattaaatattatattttttagacaacttgttttcattTTGTAGATATaggttttttatataaataattattttaaaaagtttagaaAAAAGGTTACTCAATGCATAAAATAGTAAGAATTTGTGtatatcaaatttattattaatgtaaTTGTTCTCCAATTGGATTGGAACTAAGAGAATGATTCGAACCACTATTCGGTCGGTCGATCTGTACCTTACTCCTTCTTCTCAGTTGAACTCCCACGCTCTCGTTCTCCCACTCCTTCTCTTGCAAGTTCCAAACTCGAATGATACTTGCAAAAGGTACTCCGACGTTCAAGTCAGACTTCAATAGTCAGTAGTTAGAATTAAATAATTGTAACAACTATTATTAaatcaatatataaaataaaaatattaataaaaaatagatatatttaatttttcattcattttttatttttataatttaatgtaagcaattttttttctttttttttcgtccctctcattttttttattttttaattcgaACAACGCATTTTAATAGTAGGAGCGGTGATATCTTGAAAAatataaaggaaaaaaataaccAATTAACAACTTAGAggaatattaatatatgttatttaaatGGTTATCAAATgaatgtacttttttttttgggtGAGTGTGAAATTATCATTTTCTTTAACAGTAGTGTAATTTTAGGATACAAATAACTAATACACTTTGCCTCTTCACTCTAGGCGTTTGAGACATGAGGGCCGTCGGATCTTAATCCACCATGCAGGACTAACGATTTAGAGGGGAATCTAAATAAACCTGAACAATTATGATCTCACTGGAGATTTCCTATAACATATGATGACAAGGTGAGATACACATCTCACCATCAACcaaaaaaaaacagaatcagAATCACTTAGGTTGTTTCTTGCCAGGTCTATAAGGAACTCCAATAAACCAAAATCAGAATCACTTATATAAGAAATCAGAGAGGAAGAGACCAAAGATCCAAGAATAGAGTCTGCATTCAGTACTCATAATCTGTACATCACATAGAGATAATAAAAAGATgactaataaaagaaaaaaaggaataGGTAAAATTTTCCGAGAGTCTAAACATATTGATTTTGCTTTGCATAATTTGTACATCACACAGTCAACGAACCAACCAGAGATTACCATCTCCAACATCCCCCCACCAAACATTTCCATTTCAATCAACAGCTCAACGCTTCATACTTCACTGGCATGGACCGATTAAACCCCACCTGAGAAAGCAAGTTCCCCACCACCGCAATGTCACGGCAGAAAACGCCCTGAAACATCGCCGGATTCACAGTAGAAGAACACACCATGGACCTATTTTCAGACATTTGAgcaatattattattgttattatcattatcattattattattattattattctcctCACTGCTCCGGGTACACTCAACCTTGCTGAACGACTCAGGTTCATCGGCTTTTTCTTTCTGCAGTTGAATAGCCAGGAAAGCAGCCTTCTTTCTCTGCTTCTCAGCAGCTTCCTCATCCATGATGTTACTCATCACATTAGTGTAACCCTTCTGAACCAATCTATACAACAACAAAGATGACATCTTCGCCCTCTCTTTAACCGACTCAACATCACGCTCATCCGCAAGCTCACACCTTTCGATGAACCCTGTTGCCTTATCAGGCTTGTGCCGCAAGGAAAGCAACAAGTGAGCCCTCTCCAACTCCGACCGGGAACAACCTCGTCGGACACCAATCAAAGCATAGTAATCAACGTTCCCTGTTTCTCCAGATGCTAGCTTCTGTTTCAGTTCTTGAATTTTAATAGTGAGGGTGCAGAGTTTCCCAGGAATTTCCCTATAACGCACGTTGTGGCGCTTCCACGCAGGACCGGGAAGCTTGCGGTCTCGTAAAATTGAATTGTAGAGAAGCTTCAAGTGTTCGAGGTCGTGAAGAGAATCGGGTAAACAACGAATGTTTTCGAAGAGTGAAGCTCTGATTTCGAGTGCTTGAATGCTAGTGGGGTCCAAAGCAAGTGTGCGGTTACAATCCGCAATTGATTCTGCGATTCTACCGGCGGAACGGTACGCGGAGGCGCGGAGGATGTAGCATTCGACAAGGAAGCTCTGCGGTGCGCTACGCCGGCCGTCCACAATTTTCGAGAAGTGGCGGATGGCTTCTGAGTAGAGCCCGGCATCGAGGGCGGCCAGTGCGGCGGCGCGTCGCCGGAGCAGGAACTTTATGTGGCCGAGGAGTTGGGTCACGCTCTCGGAATCCGCCGCAAGAAGAGTTCGCGGTGGAGTTGTAGGTGGCGCATTTGCGGCGTCGGTGGAGAATTGGATGTTCGTAACATTGAAGCTGTCTTGTGACCAGCACACACTCTCGCGCCGGAGTGTAGCGCTTGCAAGACGTTTCCCCGTTTGAAGAAGAACCATTGCATCCTCCATTAGGCCTAGGTGGCAGCATGCTTCACCCAATACCAAGTATCTGTTTGAAAATTCCACATTCACTTAATTAATCTCactcaaataataataatgctaACATATATAACCGTAATGCTTAATTTAAAGATTAGTTCTTTACATTACATATGGTATAtgtttcaaataataatttcatcagttgattttctatttttgacTCTAGGTTATATGTGAACTCAtattatttaaaacatttaatcatCACTCAAACCGTTCTTCTTAAAGTGTTAATtcgagttttttttttaaaagaaaagaaatataataaatcttctttattttacttttttatttttttatgtatatataaattaattaaaaataagataaaaggtaatatgtaattaatattacaatgaaatagaaaaaatgaCACTAAAAAGAAGAATTGGATGAATAGATTTGTGACTAGAGTGGAATAGGGTGTCAggaaaatagataaaaaagaTGACAGAGCATGAGCAATGAACCTAAACAGGTCTACCCGAGACCAGAAATTTAAGTCACATTATTTATTCACGCCAACCGAGATTACATTTTAACGTAACAAAGCTCTCCGTTAGCATGAAATCTTGAAAACATGAAATTCTATCtcttaattttgaaatataggAATGTAAgggaaaaaatgaaaagaaaagtaCAATTTCGTAACGGGAACTgcgtttattttgttttctcttaACCATAAGAAGAAGGTTGTGGTTTTTGAGTTAATAGCAGAGAAGACAATGTACAATATACACGTCTGGTGTAGGtcataaatgttaaaaaaaaccATAGcagtaaatatttatattttttttttatcgtgcGTTGAATTACAACCTGCGTTGCGTGTATGGGTGACAGCAGGGAGCATTTACTGAAACCCGTTTAAAGTAGTTATTTCCATCTGATCTCAAACTCAAATAAAAGGCATTAACtatgattaattaattaaataaagctCCCCGCAACGAAGAAACTCCCTTTTTTAAAACCTGTAAAAACTCCAGGGCAAagcaaaaccaatgaaacaaaaTAATGCAAGAGTGTCAGTgagagaaaataaaaggaaataatGAAATTACCTCCACTGCCCTTCCTTCTCGCAGGTTTTATACAGCCCTGCCATGACCTTCTTCTTGAGGTCGGAAACAGAGAAACATTTAAAGCTCTGATCCCGCTCCGACGACTCAGAGGAAGAGAGAAGCTTCACTCCCTCTCTCGAAAGCTGTTGCGAAGAGGTGTCGGAGGAAACAGAGGAGGAGGATGAGTCATCGTTGATTCTGAGGCTCGGAATGTAGTCCTGAAGCATATCCGCAACCTCCTTGAAGCGGCGCAAATAGAGGAGAGCCCTGGCTCTGAGCTCAAGCGCGTGGTCGAGCCTGGGAGAAATGGCCAGAGCCGCATCTAGAAGATTGAGAGCCGAAGCAATCTCCCTCTGATCTTGCGTGGCTATAAGACTCCGAGCGTCTTTAATGTATTTCTCAACAATCTTGAGAAGGAAAAGAGTTGTTAAGGTGTGATGTGAAAGATTTGCAATGAAACCGAAATCGTAAACCGAAGCGATACCTTACCTTTCGATTGGTAAGCCACCAATGCCTTTTGTCTGTGGTGGATAGAGTGTGAGTAGTAATGGCCATTTTTGGAGCTAATCTGTTGAATGTTGGAGCATGGAAGTGTATTGTTGTCCCTTCTTCTCCCACCTCCCTCCTAATGAAATTGTGAAAGGGAGAGAATATAGATGGGGAGgtagagagaagagaagagaagagaagagaagagaaagagtgTTTGAGTGTGGGAGAAAGAATAAAAGCAGGGAATAGAAAGGTGGAAGAAGTGTAGGGTTTTTTTATATGGGTTTCGTGTAGATGTGGTTATAAGGTGAAAGCAGGAGGGGGAAACTGAAAATTTGACAGAATTGACCCTCGTGGAAACCTTTCATCCTTCTAATTCATAGCTGGCATTGCCAACACACCCTGgactctctctctcacacacgcCCCCACACACATGACCTATATACGTATGTATGTATACtagtatttatttatgattcGGTACCTGACTCAGCCGGTGACTGCATTATTGTAACTAGATATATCCGGTCACTCATCACGGGTCCTCGGTTTCAAGTTTCAACCACCAAGGAAAGATAACTGCAGCCAAATGTCCCAAAAGTAAgcaaagcttccaagcacaggTTATCTTGGCTATTTATTTCTCCTACCCAACCAATTCAATCACGGATTTACCCTTCTATACGTTGACCTTATGCCATTTCCTTCACCCCTCCCTGAATTCATcatattttcctttttcttttcttatcattcttttcaaacaaacaaatgTTACCATCGCTCATTTTTTATTCTGTCGCTTTTGCGTAACGCACCCATGATTGACTCAATGAGAATTGTGAACAAAGAGGCCAAAAAATAGTAGCTCCACATGTGAGCTTCCAGGGTAATTGATCCATCAAACAAACACACTCTCTCAATTTCTAATGTAAAACAAACCGTGATATTGGGGATATTGGGGATGGGGACAACCACTGTATCACAAAGGTACTTACTACATGCACAAATAATCACTAATCAACGATTTACCTTCACATTGTTCACAAATTCATAATCTTGTACTCTTGAGACAGTTCTGCACTAATGTATATACATACATCCTCTATTTTTTGTTAGTATTTTTTActtattgcatgaaaaaaaaatgacatgGTAGCTCCTACCCTGATTAAGCAcaccttttttttctctctactTTGGCATTGAATGATCATTATGACTTTGTAACTTTTCAAGTTGCAATTATCATAGTGAGAGAGACAGGCCATCCATAATTTGGCCATTACCATAATTTGACAAGTAGATATTACAGGTACACAGGGGGATATCATGAATCAACACCATTTTTTAGTTCTTattatgataaataataatttaattcttAAATATGTTAGACACTATCTATTTAGTTCTTAAAATAAGttgtattattaaaatttatgagaCTATTTTTTAGGATTTAGTTATTTTGAAGAAGATGGGTGGTGGTGTTGTTGTTTGATGTTTGTTTGGTTGAGGAAGGAGAGGCATGGATGATATGATAAAAAGGAGAAAGGGTTGAAATAAGAAGTGAGGGGATGAATTAGTAAAAAAAGGAGGAGCATATTTATGGGGAGTGAGAAAGGGAGTGTTGTCTCGTAAGACACAGGAATCATGCTTTTTCTTTTTGGAGGGTTGGTTCGCTTTTTATTTGAGCCACATTGATTAATGAATGCACATGAATTGGGATTAGATGGCAAGATGGGTTTGTCTTAAAGCCTCTCCAACTTACCTTTCCGTCGCCCCCACAATCCCATTATAACTAATGCTGCACTACAATTTCATACTGCCATGTCTCTCCTCCTTCACCCACTGTTATATACTCACCAGATAAACCCAAGTCTTCTTCTTTCTGGACCAGGCCTATCATACTCTGTCACTTTGAGTCtttcatataataataataataattctctACTCTGCTGTAACATGATCAATGATTTCACTCCCTCTATATAAAAATATGCACATTCCTTTTTTCCAATCATAATGAAGAAAATTTATCTCCAAATAATTGCACTTGGATTTCCTTTATGTCCTGGAAATTCTTTATTCATGTTGAAGCACATGAGTCTGATTTGGGCATGCCAAAACCCACCACTAATGGATCATGTGAACTGTGACCCTTCCTCCGGAAAGAAAAAAGGACAGTGCTCACTGCTGCACTACTCgtaaattattatcattattattgaCGAAGAGAGCTACGATTACTTTCTTTCTAAACACATGGTAAAATGGGTCTCAACATGAGATGTTCTCTGAATGCATTTCAGTTTTGTAAATTCCTAGCGTTAGACTTGTCCAAATGTCGAGAAGGTGGGTGGTGACAACTTTCACTTTCCTTTGTCTTTTTTGTTCTTGTTTGCTTCTAGTTATGCTATGGAAACGTGGATTCAAAAGTGAAAAAAACTTTGTATTTATATCTGTTCATCATCGATGAGATACCAAAATTAATTTTGCCATAAAAGTTAATTTTCACATTATATCGTTAatgagaagaaaagagaaaaaaattattgtgaaatataaaaatgtgtGTTGTAGTAATTCCAATAACCAATACCCAGATTCTAGCAGTGAGTACATGTTGTGTGGATTAAACCCAAGATGTTAATTAGTCTGAAattgttctttgtttttttatgttgaGATTTTGTTATTGAGTAGTATAACAACCTAAGCACCATTTGTATTGGCTGTGTTGTGTTGGAAGCATGATATATTGGGACCATTTGAGCCCCTCAAAGGGTCTACAAAGTTTGGTTTCTTCCATACACATGGCTGCCATTCTGCTATACGCAAGAAGAAGAGCTTAGGGACCCTTCATTTTGATGGTGACCATCTATTTAATTTATTGCTAATTCGGTAGGAATCATGAATGGAAAGAAATTAAGATGTCCCAATTGTTTTATGTGATACACCCCCCTTAAGCCCTTATAACACAAAAGTAATTTCATGCACTATACTTATCACTTTAATTGGTGGGTGCTATTCAATACTTGCTTTCTCTGCATCTCCTCATGTCCCTCTTGTTCCTCCATTGCATGGCCATAGCTTCTTAATTCCATCTTCAGTGGGAGAGCcattattatttcaaatttcttaATCCCATCTATGTTTGTTTGTATGTGTGTATGAATGAAAATGGGGTCATGAATTATTGGAAGGAGCTTTTTAAAGAACAGGGTAGCAAGCTCATTTAAGTTTAACTCTGAGACCAACACATGCAATGTCTAAGGTTTCTTATGCTAATAAAAACACTGCTTCTGCAAAGTGGCATCTATATCACTACCCAACACAGAAAATAGGCCCTTTTTATTAGACATTGTTTGATTGTTGTGCCCATAATTTATAATTGGACTTATCTTCATTCCGTTATCATTTTCCTCCTACTATTTGCCAATTATTAGTTTCCCCTTTTATTTCAATGCGTTTTCTTTGGGGTTCTATAATATACCTCTCTCAAGTTCTTATCTCACTTTTCTTCATCACATGTTTTGAACACCTAATACGTATATGGCTGAGAGAAGCTAGTTGATAAGGTATATATGGTCCTACAATTTGTCTTTCAACTACTTATCTTCTCCTTTCATCACTTTTCTAATTCGAAAGTGGTTAAAGAAGTGTAGTATATACGCCACCCTGTTATACGTTACTGTTTTTGAGTTTGATCAGTTCCAACTAATAAACAGGTcttataacaaataaaaagttcCAACAAAATAAgattctaaattaaaattaagaataactTAGTCTCCTAAAAACTATTAATGCTTAGATAATATTAATGTCTTTTATTAAATATCTTCATTACATTAAAATGTATATGATAAGTATTTCATTCAATTTCAAATTCCATTTTGATATTTAACTAGTGTGTTAGCATGAAAGTACTAATAAGTGTGATTAGAACTATAGCAAAATAAATAAGACTGTTTTTCTAATTACAATTTTTCCTACATTGtctttctaatatatatatatatatatatatatatatatatatatatatatatatatatatatatatatatatatatattacatgaATATATTTAGGGAAcagtatattttattattatgtttttaattccTAAATATAATGCTATATGTTAATACTATTATACAATATTCGTCACTATATtagattaatataaaaaaattacttatataATTAAGTAAAAGTAATTGACAAGTCAACTTGTAATAGATACCTTGGTTACTAGATGTAAACtaattaattgattatattaGAAGTGTTTGGTATAATGAGTAGATAAGTTAATTGACAAATGTAAAATTCATAAAACAACATAATTATAtaagttttaatatatatatatataaatataacttgtgttttttagataaaaatatattttatgtaattataatgttttttaataatgaaattattattatactttttaGTGTTTTTATCAATGACTTAAGggttgtatattttttttattcgaTAAGTCATGTTATTGAAACTAAATGATCTACGgagtattaattaaattaaatttttatttatttagaatttttattttattttttaatttaaattattggtacattgagtattttttttacaacATGTGTAATAAAACATTGATTACTTCAATTTGTAATattaaatctttttaatttgaactacatgaaaaattaaaaaacaatccaataaaaatagtataataattaaaataaaatttaatatcttttcaattatatttttatcttataaagGATTTATTCTctataaaatttaaagtaataatagattgaaataaaaaaaatattaaaatgtaaaaaaatagtgagaaaataaaattaaacaagcTACAAGTTATTAAAGTAGTTTGTAACTTATAAAATGGCTACTTTAAGATACACCATCCAACATTTTTATAAAGGTCAAGCTAACTTACAAACTAGTTAAATAAgcttataatatttatttttttggttttatCAAACATAtctattttttctctcttaaaatgtagtcaaattattttattttttaattcttgaaaaacataattatagtaattaaagaaattataataCATGTTTTAGTTAAAAtagctatttttaaaaaaaaaattaatgtaactttaacattttaaacaattttatatttcatttttatttatctagAAATAATACATATactttttagaataaaaattataaatcacatttttatatgttatatattaattttacaaaagtATAGATGATAGTTTTCTTTTGTATAGGTCGACAGAGAAAATTATTAATGATGGGTCCAAGGATACAACAAtgtcttctttttttttcttttatatatattgcaATGATAGTAGGGGACCATTTTCTGTTAATAATGGGAATCTAAAATGGTTGTAGTACCTAATTGCGGCTATTTTAGTACTATGTAATTAGAATCTCTCGTTACTTCTTCTTGCCATGCCATGATTACAACTAATTCAGTTTTAGTTCTAACAATCGCCAAACATTCCTCTTATTAATTAGCTTACAAACTATATAACTGAACTACTTAATTGTTGCATCGCTTCACCAAACCCCCAATAATAATCAAAATCGATGAATATTGTAGATAAAAATGTTGATTATAAgtatcaataatatatatatatatatatatatattacttaatCTTTTATTAGGAACTTGGAGAGTCAGATGTCTGGTCTTCAATTAGCATTACACAACAAGTTTGAGACATATGGAGAGTGCATGACTCTGTCATGGCGATAAAATCTTATTggaattttttaaagtttttctcATCAACAAAACTTCTACCTAGTTAAAACTAATGTTCTGCTAGAAATTGACGAGAGTCAGACGTTTGTTCTTCATTTAACATTGTGCAACAAGTTGGAGATAGATGGAGAATACACAACTCTGTCATGGCAATAAAGCTTTATTGGAATTCTTCAAGGTGTTCATCATCAAAAATTATATCTAGTGAAAATTAGAAGACCAAGTGATAGGTTACCTAGACGGTCTGGTGGCCTCTCGGTGTAAACCAGTATCCACGTCAAATTATAGGTTAAGAGCGACGGGGTCATAAAGCATAGTTAAATGTTTATTGGGGCTGCCTTAATCCTTCTGACAAAGTAAGACCCAATAAAATAGTATTGATAAGAGAGGACCCTCAAGATAAAATGTAATGTTATTTTGAACTCTGAACTAGACCACTTAAATTGACttgatctaacttgagcgttagaATATCTATACAGGTACCTCACCCGACTGGACATTAAAACAAAcgatcaaaattaaaaaaatgacaaaaattatTCAATAGTTCGATCTCgaaaaaattataagaactACTTAAATATGTAAATTAGTCATCATACTTTAATTCTTAAGAAGattttaattcttaattaaAACTACTTTTGAAAACAGTTATTTTAATATCTCAATCATCGTGATTTGAAGGTTTAGTCTCGATTAGACTTTTGAAGATGATTATGCTCCCATGTCTTTTAAGTTGATGTTATATATCTACAGATTTATATTTTGCTTTTGATTCTGAGTTGTTGGCAGTGTTAGGTTGGTTACGAAATCTATCAAAACGTGTAAATTATAGTATTTTTCTTATTGGTAACTCTATTTTGATTATAATCAAGTAACTCTAAAACTAATCTCGATCACTTAGTTGTGGTGTGGCAACAACTAATATTACTCCTTCTATTTCTTGGTAATGAATGTCCACTTCTTGGAGTATGTTACTGACAAAATAAATTGGTTTTTATCATCTTCAACTTCTTTTATCAAaactataattaaattatttttaaaagtatcgATAAAAGGGACAAATGGGGTAAAGTTTGTATACCgcacaaaataattatttttttagaaactgGTGAGTCTCAATAAGAAAGTAATTTAACTTTtgactttttatatatttttttaaattggttgGATTTCTCATATTAATAACCCTTGAACTTTCATCCTATGTTAATGTAACTACTTCTTTGATAAGGAATCATAA from Phaseolus vulgaris cultivar G19833 chromosome 1, P. vulgaris v2.0, whole genome shotgun sequence carries:
- the LOC137814781 gene encoding uncharacterized protein, producing the protein MAITTHTLSTTDKRHWWLTNRKIVEKYIKDARSLIATQDQREIASALNLLDAALAISPRLDHALELRARALLYLRRFKEVADMLQDYIPSLRINDDSSSSSVSSDTSSQQLSREGVKLLSSSESSERDQSFKCFSVSDLKKKVMAGLYKTCEKEGQWRYLVLGEACCHLGLMEDAMVLLQTGKRLASATLRRESVCWSQDSFNVTNIQFSTDAANAPPTTPPRTLLAADSESVTQLLGHIKFLLRRRAAALAALDAGLYSEAIRHFSKIVDGRRSAPQSFLVECYILRASAYRSAGRIAESIADCNRTLALDPTSIQALEIRASLFENIRCLPDSLHDLEHLKLLYNSILRDRKLPGPAWKRHNVRYREIPGKLCTLTIKIQELKQKLASGETGNVDYYALIGVRRGCSRSELERAHLLLSLRHKPDKATGFIERCELADERDVESVKERAKMSSLLLYRLVQKGYTNVMSNIMDEEAAEKQRKKAAFLAIQLQKEKADEPESFSKVECTRSSEENNNNNNNDNDNNNNNIAQMSENRSMVCSSTVNPAMFQGVFCRDIAVVGNLLSQVGFNRSMPVKYEALSC